In Brevinematia bacterium, the genomic window AGCTAACTTGGAAATAAGAGAGAAGCTCTACAAAGTTGCTCAAGAGAAAGGGAAAGAGTTTCTATACCTTAGTTTAGCAAGGATAGATCCTGAGTATTCTCGTAAGATAAGTAGGAATGATCTGAAAAGGATAATAAGGGCGCTGGAGGTTTACGAAGTAACTGGTAAACCTTTCTCCAAGTTACAGGAAGAAAACACAAAACCTTCCCCGTTTAAGATTTTCTCCTTTCTAGTTCTTCCCAATAGAAGAGAGCTTTATTCTGCTATAAATGAAAGAGTTGACAAGATGCTAAAGAGAGGGTTGGTTGAAGAAGTTAGATGGATCACTAGCAGGTATGGCAGGAATATATACCCGCTTTCTTCAATAGGCTACAGAGAAGTTTGCGAATACCTAGATGGTAAAGTTAGTTATGAAAAAATGGTAGAATTGATAAAAAAGAACACTAGAAATCTTGCTAAAAGGCAGATTACCCTCTTTAGGAATACCGAAATTGACGAGATTTTGGAATTAAACTCCCTTTCTGTGGATGATCTTAAC contains:
- the miaA gene encoding tRNA (adenosine(37)-N6)-dimethylallyltransferase MiaA, with translation ANLEIREKLYKVAQEKGKEFLYLSLARIDPEYSRKISRNDLKRIIRALEVYEVTGKPFSKLQEENTKPSPFKIFSFLVLPNRRELYSAINERVDKMLKRGLVEEVRWITSRYGRNIYPLSSIGYREVCEYLDGKVSYEKMVELIKKNTRNLAKRQITLFRNTEIDEILELNSLSVDDLNRAVSMILRRFHLKV